In Streptomyces sp. NBC_01707, a genomic segment contains:
- a CDS encoding transglycosylase SLT domain-containing protein: MSTFSIHSRLRRLSKTQKLSAAGVSAAACAALSLSLVPAHAETPAEPQASSAAPVVIAGLPQAKTIQASIIEQHSTAEKLVKAADAVKAKHAAAAKAKAKAAAKAKAAAKAKAKAKAVAKAKADVAKRSSQAASRSAARTPVYADNLNGWITEALDIMKAHGIPGSYDGLHRNIMRESTGNPNAVNGWDINAQNGTPSCGLLQVIQPTFNAYHVSGTSTNIYDPVANITAAANYAADRYGSIDNVNSAY; encoded by the coding sequence ATGTCCACGTTCAGCATCCACAGCCGTCTTCGTCGTCTGAGCAAGACCCAGAAGCTCTCCGCCGCGGGTGTCTCCGCCGCCGCCTGTGCCGCTCTCTCGCTCTCCCTCGTCCCGGCCCACGCCGAGACCCCTGCCGAGCCGCAGGCCTCCTCCGCCGCACCGGTGGTCATCGCCGGCCTCCCGCAGGCCAAGACCATCCAGGCCAGCATCATCGAGCAGCACTCCACCGCCGAGAAGCTGGTGAAGGCCGCCGACGCCGTCAAGGCGAAGCATGCCGCCGCCGCCAAGGCCAAGGCGAAGGCCGCCGCGAAGGCCAAGGCTGCCGCGAAGGCCAAGGCGAAGGCGAAGGCCGTCGCAAAGGCCAAGGCCGATGTCGCGAAGCGGTCCTCCCAGGCCGCCAGCCGCTCCGCCGCCCGCACCCCGGTCTACGCGGACAACCTGAACGGCTGGATCACCGAGGCGCTGGACATCATGAAGGCCCACGGAATCCCGGGCTCGTACGACGGCCTGCACCGCAACATCATGCGGGAGTCCACCGGTAACCCGAACGCGGTCAACGGCTGGGACATCAACGCCCAGAACGGCACCCCGTCCTGCGGCCTGCTGCAGGTCATCCAGCCGACCTTCAACGCGTACCACGTCTCCGGTACCTCGACGAACATCTACGACCCGGTCGCCAACATCACCGCCGCCGCCAACTACGCGGCCGACCGGTACGGCTCGATCGACAACGTCAACAGCGCGTACTGA
- a CDS encoding SpoIIE family protein phosphatase, with translation MRGPAGCGTGTGPGTHLLDAAVDQFMRETGACGCLVYLLAPGERALRLAVLEGVPRQIAAHWTQVPLAARTPATDAVRERRLVWIGGQEEMARRYPLMALALPYPFSAAAAPITTGTTVWGALVGRWPSSHPTPLTRHERNAVLTCCRRLGLLLRQAADSGHPLLPGPEPHILAPLRARARGPTQEAADFADRLPGGCCTLDLDGRITFITTAAADLLGAGAVDLLGVLPRQVLPWLDDPVVEDRYRAAVLSHEPTSFTALRPPDRWLSFHLYPDVSGISVRITPASPTPAAETSQVLHPVPLAAPGRSTIHHHLMHLAATLNDAVGVMDVIDRIADLIPTAFEAQALALMIAEEGRLRIIGYRGYSAALMDRFDGIPLASDTPAVAALASGVPSFYATFADLKRAYPPAVLQDGKAAWAFLPLITSGRAVGSLVLAYDRPHPFTPEERAVLTSTAGLIAQALDRGRLYDATQALAHGLQASLLPHALPCVPGLDVATRYLPTAQGIDVGGDFYDLIHLDTDLAAAAIGDVQGHNVNAAALMGQVRTAVHATAGASPGQVLARTNRLLTDLDPGLFTSCLYVQLDLARHRACLATAGHPPPLLRHPDLHTEIIPLTPGLLLGIDPTAEYPETNIPLPPGAVLALYTDGLVETPGIDLDDATADLAAQLAQARGQTLDALADTLIHHAQRSAPRNDDIALLLMRPQQHSR, from the coding sequence ATGAGGGGCCCTGCCGGCTGCGGCACTGGCACAGGCCCCGGCACGCATCTACTCGATGCCGCTGTGGACCAGTTCATGCGGGAGACAGGTGCCTGCGGGTGCCTGGTATACCTGCTGGCGCCGGGCGAGCGGGCGCTGCGGCTGGCGGTGCTGGAGGGCGTTCCCCGGCAGATCGCCGCTCACTGGACGCAGGTGCCGCTGGCGGCCCGTACCCCGGCGACCGACGCCGTGCGCGAGCGGCGCCTTGTGTGGATAGGCGGCCAGGAAGAGATGGCGCGACGCTACCCGCTTATGGCGCTCGCGCTGCCCTACCCCTTCTCGGCGGCCGCGGCCCCGATCACCACCGGCACCACCGTCTGGGGCGCCCTGGTGGGGCGGTGGCCCAGCTCGCATCCGACGCCGCTGACCCGACACGAACGCAACGCGGTCCTTACCTGCTGTCGCCGCCTGGGTCTTCTCCTGCGGCAGGCAGCCGACAGCGGCCACCCGCTGCTGCCCGGGCCCGAACCGCACATCCTGGCCCCCCTGCGTGCCCGCGCTCGCGGGCCGACCCAGGAGGCGGCGGACTTCGCCGATCGCCTGCCCGGAGGATGCTGCACCTTGGACCTTGACGGCCGGATCACCTTCATCACAACCGCCGCCGCCGACCTCCTCGGCGCCGGCGCCGTCGACCTGCTGGGCGTCCTGCCCAGGCAGGTCCTGCCATGGCTGGACGACCCAGTCGTCGAAGACCGCTACCGGGCCGCGGTACTCAGCCACGAGCCAACCTCCTTCACCGCCCTGCGCCCACCGGACCGGTGGCTGTCCTTCCACCTTTACCCGGACGTCTCCGGCATCAGCGTCCGCATCACCCCGGCCTCCCCGACCCCTGCCGCGGAGACGTCACAGGTTCTGCACCCCGTACCACTGGCTGCACCGGGCCGGTCGACCATCCACCACCACCTGATGCACCTCGCCGCCACGCTGAACGACGCCGTCGGGGTCATGGACGTGATCGACCGGATCGCTGACCTGATCCCGACCGCCTTCGAGGCGCAAGCCCTCGCTCTGATGATCGCCGAGGAGGGCCGGCTGCGGATCATCGGATACCGCGGCTACTCCGCCGCACTGATGGACCGTTTCGACGGCATCCCCCTGGCCTCGGACACCCCTGCCGTGGCTGCCCTGGCCAGCGGCGTCCCCAGCTTCTACGCCACCTTCGCGGACCTCAAGCGCGCTTATCCCCCCGCCGTCTTGCAGGACGGCAAGGCCGCCTGGGCCTTCCTGCCCCTGATCACCTCCGGCCGGGCCGTCGGCTCGCTGGTCCTCGCGTACGACCGGCCGCATCCCTTCACGCCCGAAGAACGAGCTGTCCTCACCTCGACCGCCGGGCTGATCGCCCAGGCTCTGGACCGCGGCCGCCTCTACGACGCCACTCAGGCTCTCGCCCACGGCTTGCAAGCCAGCCTGCTGCCCCACGCGCTGCCCTGCGTCCCCGGCCTGGACGTGGCCACCCGCTACCTCCCCACCGCTCAGGGCATCGATGTCGGCGGCGACTTCTACGACCTCATTCATCTCGACACCGACCTGGCCGCCGCAGCAATCGGCGACGTCCAAGGCCACAACGTGAACGCCGCCGCCCTCATGGGGCAGGTCCGCACCGCCGTCCACGCCACGGCCGGCGCATCGCCCGGCCAAGTCCTCGCCCGTACCAACCGCCTGCTCACCGACCTCGACCCCGGACTGTTCACCAGCTGCCTCTACGTCCAGCTCGACCTGGCACGCCATCGCGCCTGTCTGGCCACCGCCGGCCACCCGCCCCCACTCCTGCGCCACCCCGACCTGCACACCGAGATCATCCCGCTGACACCCGGGCTTCTGCTCGGCATCGACCCCACCGCCGAATACCCGGAGACCAACATCCCCCTGCCGCCCGGGGCCGTGCTCGCCCTGTACACGGACGGACTCGTCGAAACCCCCGGCATCGACCTCGATGACGCCACCGCCGACCTCGCCGCCCAGCTCGCACAGGCCCGGGGCCAGACCCTGGACGCCCTCGCAGACACCCTCATCCACCACGCCCAACGGTCCGCTCCTCGCAACGACGACATCGCCCTGCTCCTCATGCGCCCTCAACAACACAGCCGCTGA
- a CDS encoding helix-turn-helix domain-containing protein yields the protein MGTRLRAARERRGVTLTGVSCATGISPSTLSRIETGRRKPTLEVVLQLSKEYGVSLDELAGTAPPPTAGPRTSAPQLYGDDKAVLPLTRYVGGLHAHKHVLPAVEEPPTRPRQVSHDGYEWLCVLYGRLRLALGDHDLVLTAGEVAEFDTRTPHGVVNAGSGGPVEYLIMFGPQGERLRLRTPPAVGRGNRQPNRAQAGREAHP from the coding sequence ATGGGCACCCGGCTGCGGGCCGCGCGCGAGCGGCGCGGCGTCACGCTCACCGGCGTCAGCTGCGCGACAGGCATCTCCCCGAGCACGCTGTCGCGGATCGAGACCGGCCGTCGCAAGCCCACGCTGGAGGTGGTGCTGCAACTGTCGAAGGAGTACGGCGTCTCCCTGGACGAGCTGGCCGGTACCGCGCCCCCTCCCACGGCCGGGCCCCGCACCTCGGCGCCTCAGCTTTACGGCGACGACAAGGCGGTGCTGCCGCTGACCCGGTACGTCGGCGGTCTGCACGCCCACAAGCACGTCCTGCCCGCCGTGGAGGAGCCGCCCACGCGGCCGCGGCAGGTCTCGCACGACGGCTACGAGTGGCTGTGCGTCCTGTACGGGCGGCTGCGGCTCGCGCTCGGCGACCATGACCTCGTCCTGACTGCCGGGGAAGTTGCCGAGTTCGACACCCGCACCCCGCATGGGGTGGTGAACGCCGGCTCCGGTGGGCCTGTTGAGTACCTGATCATGTTCGGGCCCCAGGGCGAGCGCCTACGGCTGCGCACCCCTCCGGCCGTTGGCCGCGGGAACCGTCAGCCGAATCGCGCCCAGGCCGGCCGCGAAGCGCATCCGTAG
- a CDS encoding alpha/beta fold hydrolase, with protein sequence MQSEPSAELRHRTVEAPAGRLHLVEQGTGPLVLLVHGFPESWYSWRRQVPALAAAGYRAVAIDVRGYGRSSKPEATGAYRMLDLVEDNVAVVRALREENAVVVGHDWGSNIASASALLHPEVFRAVGLLSVPYAPPGGPRPTDIFGRIGGPEQEFYVSYFQEPGRAEAEIEPDVRGWLAGFYAALSADTMPAQGEPDPHFVARPGGRLRDRFPTRVLPAWLSKDDLDVYAGEFERTGITSALNRYRNMDRDWEDLAPHRGAPIKQPALFIGGALDASTTWMADAIDAFPTTLPALTASHLLDGCGHWIQQERPDEVNRLLTDWLATLQG encoded by the coding sequence ATGCAGTCCGAGCCGTCCGCCGAACTCCGCCACCGCACCGTTGAGGCTCCGGCCGGGCGCCTGCACCTGGTCGAGCAGGGCACGGGCCCGCTGGTCCTGCTCGTGCACGGCTTTCCCGAGTCCTGGTACTCCTGGCGCCGCCAGGTCCCGGCCCTCGCCGCGGCCGGTTACCGGGCGGTGGCGATCGACGTGCGGGGCTACGGCCGTTCCTCCAAGCCGGAGGCGACCGGCGCCTACCGGATGCTCGACCTGGTGGAGGACAACGTCGCCGTCGTGCGCGCCCTCCGCGAGGAGAACGCGGTGGTCGTCGGCCACGACTGGGGCTCCAACATTGCCTCCGCCTCCGCCCTGCTCCACCCCGAGGTCTTCCGCGCCGTCGGCCTGCTGAGCGTCCCCTACGCGCCGCCCGGCGGTCCCCGCCCCACCGACATCTTCGGCCGGATCGGCGGCCCCGAGCAGGAGTTCTACGTCTCCTACTTCCAGGAGCCCGGCCGCGCCGAGGCGGAGATCGAGCCCGACGTCCGGGGTTGGCTCGCGGGCTTCTACGCGGCCCTGTCCGCCGACACCATGCCCGCCCAGGGCGAACCCGACCCGCACTTCGTTGCCCGCCCCGGCGGCCGGCTGCGCGACCGCTTCCCCACGAGGGTCCTCCCGGCCTGGCTGAGCAAGGACGACCTCGACGTCTACGCCGGGGAGTTCGAGCGCACAGGGATCACCAGCGCACTCAACCGCTATCGCAACATGGACCGAGACTGGGAAGACCTCGCCCCGCACCGCGGAGCCCCGATCAAGCAGCCCGCCCTATTCATCGGCGGCGCCCTGGACGCCTCCACCACCTGGATGGCCGACGCCATCGACGCCTTTCCCACCACCCTCCCCGCTCTGACCGCCTCCCACCTCCTGGACGGCTGCGGCCACTGGATCCAGCAGGAACGCCCCGACGAGGTCAACCGCCTGCTGACCGACTGGCTCGCCACCCTCCAGGGCTGA
- a CDS encoding GAF domain-containing sensor histidine kinase, which translates to MSHSPPSGLAAVSAALLAMSRHLEMRDVLKTIVASARDLLDAEYAALGVPDDHGGFAQFVVDGVSDEQWKAIGPLPRQHGILAAMLHEAKPQRLADVREDPRFEGWPDAHPDMSDFLGLPIRDGDEIIGALFLANKRCPKPQGGCGFTAQDEELLSILAQHAAIALTNARLYERSRELTISEERSRLAHELHDAVSQKLFSLRLTAQAAAALVDRDPARAKGELQQVAALAAEAADELRAAVVELRPAALDEDGLVATLRTQIQVLDRAHTARVTFESLGVRAMPAAQEEALLRVSQEALHNALRHSGADRVDVTLARHGSGTVLRITDDGSGFEPAATRQAGRHLGLVSMRDRASGVGGRLTVESAPGKGTTIEMEVPGG; encoded by the coding sequence ATGAGTCACAGCCCACCGTCGGGCCTCGCAGCGGTCAGTGCCGCGCTGCTCGCCATGAGCCGGCACCTCGAAATGCGTGACGTCCTGAAGACGATCGTCGCCTCGGCCCGCGACCTGCTGGACGCCGAGTACGCGGCCCTGGGCGTCCCCGACGACCACGGCGGCTTCGCCCAGTTCGTCGTCGACGGCGTCAGCGACGAGCAGTGGAAGGCCATCGGCCCGCTGCCCCGGCAGCACGGCATCCTCGCCGCGATGCTCCACGAGGCGAAGCCCCAGCGCCTCGCCGACGTCCGCGAGGACCCTCGCTTCGAGGGCTGGCCCGACGCCCACCCCGACATGTCCGATTTCCTCGGCCTGCCGATCAGGGACGGCGACGAGATCATCGGCGCCCTCTTCCTGGCCAACAAGCGATGCCCCAAGCCACAGGGCGGCTGCGGCTTCACCGCACAGGACGAGGAGCTGCTGTCGATCCTCGCCCAGCACGCGGCGATCGCCCTCACCAACGCCCGGCTGTACGAGCGCAGCCGTGAGCTCACCATCTCCGAGGAACGGTCCCGGCTCGCCCACGAGCTTCACGACGCGGTCAGCCAGAAGCTGTTCTCCCTGCGGCTGACGGCGCAGGCCGCCGCCGCTCTGGTCGACCGCGATCCGGCTCGCGCCAAGGGCGAGCTCCAGCAGGTCGCCGCGCTGGCCGCCGAGGCGGCGGACGAGCTGCGCGCCGCCGTCGTCGAGCTGCGCCCCGCCGCGCTCGACGAGGACGGTCTCGTCGCGACGCTCCGCACCCAGATCCAGGTGCTGGACCGCGCCCACACCGCCCGGGTCACCTTCGAGAGCCTCGGCGTACGGGCCATGCCCGCCGCCCAGGAGGAGGCGTTGCTCAGGGTCTCCCAGGAAGCCCTGCACAATGCGCTGCGCCACTCGGGCGCCGACCGGGTCGACGTCACGTTGGCCCGGCACGGCTCGGGCACGGTGCTGCGGATCACCGATGACGGCAGCGGATTCGAACCCGCGGCAACGCGGCAGGCCGGCCGGCATCTGGGTCTGGTGTCGATGCGGGACCGCGCGAGCGGGGTCGGCGGAAGGCTCACCGTTGAATCGGCGCCCGGCAAGGGCACCACGATCGAGATGGAGGTACCCGGTGGCTGA
- a CDS encoding response regulator transcription factor translates to MADKIIRVLLVDDHQVVRRGLRTFLEIQDDIEVVGEAADGAEGVARSEELHPDVVLMDIKMPGTDGIEALRKLRELENPAKVLIVTSFTEQRTVVPALRAGASGYVYKDVDPDALAGAIRSVYAGHVLLQPEVAGALLAQEDAGGGTGRGSTLTDREREVLGLIADGRSNREIARALVLSEKTVKTHVSNILMKLDLSDRTQAALWAVRHGVAG, encoded by the coding sequence GTGGCTGACAAGATCATCAGGGTGCTGCTGGTCGACGACCACCAGGTGGTCCGCCGTGGTCTGCGTACGTTCCTGGAGATCCAGGACGACATAGAGGTCGTCGGCGAGGCGGCCGACGGCGCGGAGGGTGTGGCCAGGAGCGAGGAGCTGCACCCCGACGTGGTCCTGATGGACATCAAGATGCCGGGCACGGACGGCATCGAGGCGCTCCGCAAGCTCCGGGAGCTGGAGAACCCGGCCAAGGTGCTGATCGTCACCAGCTTCACCGAGCAGCGCACGGTGGTCCCTGCCCTGCGCGCGGGCGCCTCCGGCTACGTGTACAAGGACGTCGACCCGGACGCACTGGCCGGCGCCATCCGCTCGGTGTACGCGGGCCATGTCCTGCTCCAGCCGGAGGTCGCCGGAGCCCTGCTCGCCCAGGAGGACGCCGGCGGCGGTACGGGCCGGGGGAGCACTCTGACCGACCGGGAGCGGGAGGTGCTGGGCCTGATCGCCGACGGCCGTTCCAACCGTGAGATCGCCAGGGCGCTGGTCCTCTCGGAGAAGACCGTCAAGACGCACGTATCGAACATTCTGATGAAGCTGGATCTGTCGGACCGCACCCAGGCCGCCCTCTGGGCCGTCCGGCATGGGGTGGCAGGCTGA
- a CDS encoding chaplin family protein, with amino-acid sequence MKNLKKAAAVTVIAGGIIAAGAGAASATGHGAGAHGAATHSPGVVSGNVIQVPVHVPVNVVGNTVNVIGLLNPAFGNFGLNR; translated from the coding sequence GTGAAGAACCTGAAGAAGGCCGCTGCCGTCACCGTGATCGCCGGTGGCATCATCGCCGCGGGCGCGGGCGCGGCCTCCGCCACCGGCCACGGGGCGGGCGCGCACGGCGCGGCGACCCACTCCCCGGGCGTGGTCAGCGGCAACGTCATCCAGGTCCCGGTCCATGTCCCGGTGAACGTGGTTGGCAACACGGTCAACGTGATCGGCCTGCTCAACCCGGCCTTCGGCAACTTCGGTCTGAACCGCTGA